From the genome of Solanum lycopersicum chromosome 12, SLM_r2.1:
catggactctgttcccgtggttcaggagtttctcgatgtatttccttctgatcttccaggtgttcctcccgatagggatatcgattttgctattgatttggagtCGGGCACTAAGCTtatttctatccctccataccgtatggctccagcagagttgaaagaattgaaggatcagttgcaggatttattgagtaagggctttattcgccctagtgtatcaccttggggtgcccctgtattgtttgtgaagaagaaggatgggactatgagaatgtgtattgattacagacagttgaacaaggtaacagtgaagaataagtatcctcttccgcgtattgatgacttatttgatcagttacagggagcatcattgttctctaatattgatttgaggtctgggtatcatcagttgaagattagggcatcagatatccctaagacagcttttcgaACTCGGTATGGGTATTATGAGTtgatgtccttcggattgactaatgcccctgcagcattcatggagttgatgtatggggtgtttcgaccataccttgattcttttgtgagttTTCATCGATGATATCTTGGTTTACTCCAAGACTAAGGAGGACCATGTCCAACActtgaggattgtacttcagaggttgagagaagagaagttgtatgtcaagttctcaaagtgtaaGTTCCGGCTTACTTCTGTTGCATTCTTAGGACATGTGGTGTCTAAGGAGGctattagagtagatccggccaagattgaggcagttagaggctggacgcgacctacttcacctgctgagattaggagttttgtgggattggcaggctattatcgacgatttgttcagagtttctctactgttgcagctccattgactagattgactcgacatgatgtgagttttcagtggtctgatgagtgtgaggagagctttcaaaagctaaggactttgttgacttctgctcctgtgttgactctacctgaggagggtgtagactttactgtgtattgtgatgcttcagaaGTTtgtttgggtggtgtgttgatgcagaaggggaaagtgattgcttatgcttctaggcagttgaaatcccatgagaagaactaccctactcatgatttggagttggcggctgtggtatttgtacttaagttatggcgtcattatttgtatggagtgcattgtgagatcttcactgatcatcagagtcttcagtatatctttagccagagggatttgaacttgaggcaacgaagatggcttgagttgctgaaggactatgatgtgaccattctgtatcatccggggaaggccaatgttgttgccgatgctttgagtaggaagactcatagcatggggagtcttgcatctcttagtgttgaggagagaccattggctataaatgttcaattgttagctaacagtcttgtctGATTACAGATCTCAGAGGAGAGTGATgcgatgattgcttttattgaggctcgatcttctttagtcgagcagaTTCGTGCACACCAgcttgatgatgaaaaattatgtctcattcgagacaaagtattgagaggggaagctgaggaggctgtccttgattctgatggtgtcttgaggatcggaggcaggatttgtgtgcccaagacaggcgatttgattagattgatccttgaggaggcccattATTCTCGATATTCTATCCATCCGGGAGCggcaaaaatgtatcatgatctgagtcagcattactggtggtgtaggatgaagagagatattacagactttgttttgaggtgtttgacttgccagcaggtcaagtgtgagcaccagcggcctGGGGGTGTATCTCaaaggatgcctattcctacttggaagtgggagcggattactatggactttgttgtgggttttcctatcacagtgggtggttatgactctatttggattgttgttgataggctgaccaagtctgcccacttcatcccggttcgggtgaagtatacggcagaaaagttagccgagctatatatcagtcagattgtgcgactacatggagttccgatttctatcatatcagatcggggTTCATtatttacttctcatttctggaaggcattacaacatggtctgggcacttagttagatatgagtacggcatttcaccctcaaacagatggtcaatctgagcggaacattcaggtattggaagatatgcttcgagcgtgtgtgatcgattttggtgctagatgggatcaacatttaccattagcggagtttgcctataacaatagttatcactctagtatccagatggccccatttgaggcgttgtatggaagacggtgtaggactccgattggttggtttgtTTCGGcagagatggactctttggatacagacttgcttagagatgctatggagcaagtctgtatgattcagtatagattattgacaactcagagtcgacagaagagttatgcagatcggagagttagagccttggtgtttatggagggtgattaTGTTTGGCTCTGAGTATCACCCATAAAgagtgtgatgaggtttggaaagaagggcaagcttaaccctaggttcattggaccttttgagattttgagccgagtgggagaggtggcctataagttggccttgccacctagtttgtcggcagttcatcctgttttccatgtctctatgcttcagAAGTATATTtcggatgaatctcatgtgatttcactCGATTCTGTGGAGAtgggtccagacttgacatttgaggaggagcctatagctattttggataggcagcttcgaaagcttaggaccaaggagattgcttcagtgaaggtgcaatggaagcaccgatcagtgggagaggcaacttgggagactgaGTCAGACATGCTtgccagatatcctcaactttttgaagcttAAGGTACTTTCTTTCACTTTGTGTTCGAGgaagaacatgatttttagtggtggataatgtaatgaccccaGAAGTCATTTTCGATAATCTTGAACTATTCATTgactttagttaattatttgtgaaaaattgACTTAATTGATAGTTAATGGACTAAAGTATCTTTTATTTAAGATCTTATACCATTTGTtccatataataaaattaagttaGTGAAATTTACCACTTAAATACCtaattactttaattaaaaacaaaaaggagataagagaaaaagggaaagaattAACCTGCATCGAGTGGCGGCTGGCGGGGAGACTACCCACTTCACGATCaggtaacaaaaataatttcttctttatgCAATTGAAATATGGATCAAATTCAAATGgtagttatatttattataataatgagaGGAAAAGGTAAGAAGGTAACAAatttactatatattatatatatattatatttttgtttgcaGTCACTTAGAATTGGAGCAAATTGACTT
Proteins encoded in this window:
- the LOC138340493 gene encoding uncharacterized protein; protein product: MAPFEALYGRRCRTPIGWFVSAEMDSLDTDLLRDAMEQVCMIQYRLLTTQSRQKSYADRRKYISDESHVISLDSVEMGPDLTFEEEPIAILDRQLRKLRTKEIASVKVQWKHRSVGEATWETESDMLARYPQLFEA